One region of Solanum pennellii chromosome 6, SPENNV200 genomic DNA includes:
- the LOC107023363 gene encoding kinesin-like protein KIN-5D: MEPSQRRGHVSRSPSQTPRSSEKVVRDLRLAEGNMSGRHDKDKGVNVQVIVRCRPLSEDEMRSNTPAVISCNEGRREISAMQNIANKQIDKTFVFDKVYGPTSKQKDLYDSAICPIVFEVLEGYNCTVFAYGQTGTGKTYTMEGGGRKKNGEFPSDAGVIPRAIKQIFDILEAQSAEYSVKVTFLELYNEEISDLLAPEECTKFTDDKSKKPLALMEDGKGGVFVRGLEEELVSSANEIYNILEKGSAKRRTAETLLNKQSSRSHSIFSITIHIKEYTPEGEEMIKCGKLNLVDLAGSENISRSGAREGRAREAGEINKSLLTLGRVINALVEHSGHIPYRESKITRLLRDSLGGKTKTCIIATISPSIHSMEETLSTLDYAHRAKNIKNKPEINQKMMKSALMKDLYSEIERLKQEVYAAREKNGIYIPRDRYLQEEAEKKAMSEKIERMELDSESKDKQHMELQELYNSQQLLTTELSVKLDKTEKKLQETQHTLADLEEKHRLAITTIREKEFLITNLLKSEKSLVEQAFELRAELEHAASDVSNLFSKIERKDKIEHGNKVLIQKFQSQLTQQLEVLHKSVASSATQQEQQLKHMEEDMQSFVSTKIEAMEELRGLLDNLKIRFGSGIKTLDGLAGELDGNAHSTFDRLNTEVSNHSSALREFFEEIALEANTLVNDLQKSLHSQEEKLIAFAAQQREAHCRTITTSRSFSQITGNFFKTLDTHVSQLGDIVEDALTVSDQKFSELEKKFEECAANEERQILQKVAELLEGSNARKKKLVQTAINDLRESAYDRTSKLKQEMSTMQDSTNSVKDEWTNYMGKAECHYLEDTASVEKGKKEMEKVLQNCLQKAKLGAEQWTNAQRSLISLEERNVAFMDKIVSEGMNANEALRAQFSSGVSSTLEDTDVASKNLLCSVDNSLQLDRDACGNLNSMIVPSCGELRELKSGHHHKVVEITDHAGQCLSQEYMVDEPSCSTPKKRAFSIPSAGYIEELKTPSFEELLKSFWDGKSQKQANGDVKHIADDAHSLRDSRLPLTTIN, from the exons ATGGAGCCATCACAGAGGAGAGGCCATGTTTCGCGGTCACCATCACAGACGCCGCGGTCTAGTGAAAAGGTGGTTAGAGATCTGCGATTGGCGGAAGGGAATATGAGTGGGAGGCATGACAAAGATAAAGGCGTCAATGTGCAGGTTATTGTGCGTTGCAG GCCATTGAGTGAGGATGAGATGAGATCGAATACACCAGCAGTGATTTCCTGCAATGAGGGAAGAAGAGAAATTTCAGCTATGCAAAACATAGCTAATAAGCAGATTGACAAAACATTTGTCTTTGATAAG GTCTATGGTCCTACGTCCAAACAAAAGGACTTGTATGATTCGGCAATCTGCCCTATTGTATTTGAAGTTCTAGAGGGCTATAACTGCACCGTTTTCGCTTATGGGCAGACCGGAACCGGGAAAACTTATACAATGGAGGGAGGGGGAAGAAAGAAG AATGGGGAATTTCCAAGTGATGCAGGTGTTATCCCACGAGCTATTAAGCAAATCTTTGACATATTGGAAGCTCAAAGTGCTGAATATAGCGTGAAAGTAACATTTTTGGAGCTGTATAATGAGGAAATATCTGATCTTTTAGCTCCAGAGGAATGTACAAAGTTTACAGATGACAAATCCAAGAAACCATTAGCTCTGATGGAAGATGGTAAAGGTGGAGTTTTTGTTAGAGGCCTGGAAGAGGAGTTAGTAAGCTCTGCAAATGAAATCTATAATATCTTGGAGAAAGGTTCCGCTAAAAGGCGTACAGCTGAAACTCTGCTCAACAAACAGAGCAGTCGTTCTCATTCTATATTCTCTATCACAATTCACATCAAGGAATATACTCCAGAAGGGGAAGAAATGATCAAATGTGGTAAACTGAATCTTGTAGACCTTGCGGGTTCTGAAAACATTTCACGTTCTGGTGCAAGAGAG GGCAGAGCAAGGGAAGCTGGGGAAATCAACAAGAGTTTGCTTACACTTGGTCGTGTTATAAACGCTTTAGTCGAGCACTCTGGTCATATCCCATATAG GGAGAGCAAAATAACAAGGTTGTTGAGGGATTCATTGGGAGGGAAAACAAAGACATGCATTATTGCGACAATATCACCCTCCATTCACTCCATGGAAGAGACACTCAGCACTTTGGATTACGCTCATCGtgccaaaaatataaaaaataagccAGAG ATTAACCAGAAGATGATGAAATCTGCATTGATGAAGGACTTGTATTCTGAAATTGAAAGGCTGAAGCAAG AGGTGTACGCTGCAAGAGAGAAGAATGGTATCTACATACCAAGAGATAGATATCTCCAAGAGGAAGCAGAGAAAAAG gCAATGTCTGAAAAGATAGAACGGATGGAACTTGACTCAGAATCAAAAGACAAG CAACATATGGAGCTTCAGGAACTATACAATTCTCAGCAGTTGTTGACCACTGAATTGAGTGTCAAACTTGACAAGACAGAG AAAAAGCTTCAGGAAACTCAGCATACTTTGGCTGATCTCGAAGAGAAACATAGGCTGGCAATTACAACAATTAGAGAAAAGGAATTTCTAATAACGAACCTTCTAAAGTCTG AAAAATCACTGGTTGAGCAGGCCTTTGAACTTCGAGCTGAGCTGGAACATGCTGCATCAGATGTCTCGAACTTGTTTTCAAAGATTG AGCGCAAGGACAAAATAGAACATGGAAACAAAGTTCTCATCCAAAAGTTCCAATCCCAATTAACTCAACAACTTGAAGTTCTGCATAAAAGTGTTGCTTCCTCAGCCACACAACAAGAGCAACAACTCAAACACATGGAGGAAGACATGCAGTCCTTTGTGTCTACCAAGATTGAG GCTATGGAGGAGCTTCGAGGTCTCCTAGATAATTTGAAAATCAGGTTTGGTTCTGGTATCAAAACTTTAGATGGTTTGGCCGGGGAGCTCGATGGCAATGCTCACTCAACTTTTGACCGTTTAAACACTGAAGTTTCTAACCATTCATCTGCTCTCCGAGAG TTTTTTGAGGAGATCGCCTTAGAGGCCAATACCTTGGTTAATGATCTTCAAAAGAGTCTTCACAGCCAGGAAGAAAAACTAATTGCATTTGCAGCACAACAACGTGAG GCTCACTGCAGgacaatcacaacatcaaggtCATTTTCTCAAATTACTGGCAACTTCTTTAAGACTTTGGATACACATGTCTCCCAATTGGGCGATATAGTTGAAGATGCACTGACTGTCAGTGACCAGAAGTTTTCTGAACTTgaaaagaagtttgag GAATGTGCTGCCAATGAGGAGAGGCAAATCTTGCAGAAAGTGGCAGAACTTCTTGAAGGATCAAATGCTAGGAAGAAAAAATTG GTTCAAACTGCAATCAATGACCTCCGAGAAAGTGCTTACGACCGAACCAGCAAACTAAAACAAGAGATGTCAACCATGCAAGATTCAACTAATTCAGTCAAAGACGAATGGACCAATTATATGGGAAAGGCTGAATGCCATTATCTTGAGGATACTGCTTCTgtggaaaagggaaagaaagaGATGGAGAAGGTGCTACAGAATTG TCTGCAAAAGGCAAAATTGGGTGCTGAACAATGGACGAATGCTCAACGCTCTTTGATCAGTCTAGAGGAAAGAAATGTTGCGTTTATGGATAAAATTGTTAG TGAAGGAATGAATGCCAATGAAGCACTGCGTGCACAGTTTTCGTCTGGTGTCTCATCTACTCTTGAAGACACTGATGTTGCCAGCAAAAACCTTCTCTGTTCCGTTGACA ATTCTTTACAACTTGACCGTGATGCTTGTGGGAACCTTAATTCCATGATTGTTCCTTCTTGTGGAGAGCTGAGAGAATTGAAGAGTGGACACCACCACAAGGTTGTTGAGATTACAGATCACGCAGGACAATGTCTTTCACAAGAGTACATG GTCGACGAACCATCTTGCTCTACACCGAAAAAGAGAGCTTTCAGTATACCAAGTGCTGGTTACATTGAAGAGCTCAAAACTCCTTCTTTCGAGGAGTTGTTGAAATCATTTTGGGATGGAAAATCACAGAAGCAAGCAAATGGAGATGTAAAACATATTGCAGATGACGCTCATTCACTGAGAGATTCAAGACTTCCTCTCACTACTATTAATTAG